The Cardiobacteriaceae bacterium TAE3-ERU3 genome includes a region encoding these proteins:
- the topA gene encoding type I DNA topoisomerase: MSKSLLIVESPAKAKTLNKYLGKDFEVLASYGHVRDLIPKNGAVEPDNDFAMNYEVIDRNSKHVNAIAKALKKADTLYLATDPDREGEAISWHLYQLLKDRGELDDKEVYRVVFHEITKRAIQSAVDNPRGIAMDLVNAQQARRALDYLVGFNLSPLLWRKVQPGLSAGRVQSPALRMIVEREREIEAFKSEEYWKIIAQNKHKGNAFSANLSVYAGEKVKQFTFNNETDSHNAIDKLKQLSGGQLSVAEVVAKDRKRNPAAPFITSTLQQEAARKLRYSAQRTMRLAQRLYEQGYISYMRTDSVNLAQEAVDELRSLIGEQYGKEYLPKTPPSYTTKSKNAQEAHEAIRPTDCRVTTEQLSDMGADECKLYDLIRKRTLASQMASAVLEQVSVELYAGSEEYQFHATGSTIKFPGFMSVYLEDKDDETEEESGILPKMVEGEKVDLEDIIGTQHFTQPPPRYSEASLIKALEEKGIGRPSTYASIITTLVNREYIELESRRFTPTTIGKIVNDFLTNHFEQYVDYDFTARMEDDLDAVSRGEREWKPLLGDFWGGFHHQLEEKKDISREEVMQARELGIDKKTGKPISVRFGRYGPFVQLGTKEDEEKPKFASIPDEWNFEQITLEDALELFKLPRKLGVTEEDEEIVINIGRYGPYVRFGRKYVSLPKEEDPLTVSRERALELIAEKKELDRQKYIKEIKNGDETLQVLNGRFGPYVTNGSINASIPKKIEPADLTLEESLELLEKAKERKAKRGGKGKTAAAKKTTAAKPKTKTTKRTKAATSKKAVKKTKSSAEKG, encoded by the coding sequence ATGAGTAAATCATTGCTGATTGTCGAATCGCCTGCCAAGGCCAAGACACTGAACAAATATCTCGGGAAAGATTTCGAAGTGCTGGCTTCGTATGGGCATGTACGCGATCTGATTCCTAAAAATGGTGCCGTCGAGCCCGACAATGATTTTGCCATGAATTACGAAGTCATTGATCGTAATTCAAAACACGTCAATGCGATTGCCAAAGCGCTGAAAAAGGCCGATACCCTGTATCTCGCGACTGACCCCGATCGTGAGGGTGAAGCGATATCGTGGCATTTGTATCAGCTACTCAAAGATCGTGGTGAGCTGGATGATAAAGAAGTCTATCGCGTCGTTTTCCATGAAATAACCAAGCGTGCAATTCAGTCTGCGGTAGATAATCCGCGCGGTATTGCCATGGATTTGGTCAACGCCCAGCAAGCACGCCGCGCGCTGGATTACTTGGTTGGCTTCAATCTTTCACCATTGCTGTGGCGTAAAGTACAGCCCGGGCTTTCAGCTGGGCGCGTACAATCTCCTGCACTGCGCATGATCGTTGAGCGCGAGCGGGAAATTGAAGCATTTAAGAGCGAAGAATACTGGAAAATCATTGCTCAGAATAAGCATAAAGGGAATGCTTTTTCGGCCAACTTATCCGTTTATGCCGGTGAGAAGGTCAAGCAATTTACTTTTAATAACGAAACTGACAGCCATAATGCGATCGACAAGCTCAAGCAGCTTAGCGGCGGGCAGTTATCTGTTGCGGAAGTGGTCGCGAAAGACCGCAAGCGCAATCCGGCTGCGCCGTTTATTACCTCAACTTTGCAGCAGGAAGCCGCGCGTAAGCTGCGTTATTCTGCGCAGCGCACCATGCGCCTCGCACAGCGTCTCTATGAGCAAGGTTATATCAGCTACATGCGTACGGATTCGGTCAACTTGGCGCAAGAAGCAGTCGATGAACTACGTAGCTTGATTGGTGAGCAGTATGGTAAAGAATACTTACCGAAGACGCCCCCTTCATATACGACCAAATCAAAAAATGCTCAGGAAGCGCACGAAGCAATCAGGCCAACTGATTGCCGTGTTACCACTGAGCAACTGTCGGATATGGGCGCGGATGAATGCAAGCTCTACGATTTGATCCGCAAGCGTACCTTGGCTTCACAAATGGCCTCGGCCGTACTTGAGCAAGTCAGTGTCGAGCTTTATGCCGGTAGCGAGGAATATCAATTCCATGCTACAGGTTCGACCATTAAATTCCCTGGTTTTATGAGTGTTTATCTGGAAGATAAAGATGATGAAACTGAAGAAGAAAGTGGGATTTTGCCGAAGATGGTCGAAGGGGAAAAAGTCGATCTTGAAGATATCATCGGTACGCAGCATTTTACCCAGCCACCGCCACGCTATTCTGAAGCCAGCTTGATCAAAGCGTTGGAAGAAAAAGGCATCGGCCGACCATCTACCTATGCAAGCATCATTACCACGTTGGTTAATCGTGAGTATATTGAGCTTGAAAGCCGCCGCTTCACGCCAACAACCATTGGCAAAATCGTTAATGACTTTTTGACCAATCACTTCGAGCAATATGTCGATTACGACTTCACTGCGCGAATGGAAGATGATCTTGATGCCGTATCACGAGGTGAGCGTGAGTGGAAGCCGCTGTTGGGTGATTTCTGGGGAGGATTCCATCATCAGCTGGAAGAGAAAAAAGATATTTCTCGTGAAGAAGTCATGCAAGCACGAGAGCTGGGTATTGATAAAAAGACAGGTAAGCCGATTAGCGTACGCTTTGGTCGCTACGGGCCTTTTGTACAGCTCGGCACCAAAGAAGATGAGGAAAAGCCAAAATTTGCCAGTATCCCGGATGAGTGGAATTTTGAGCAAATTACCTTGGAAGATGCTTTGGAATTGTTCAAATTGCCGAGGAAATTGGGGGTTACTGAAGAAGATGAAGAAATCGTAATAAACATTGGTCGTTATGGTCCGTATGTGCGTTTTGGACGCAAGTATGTATCATTGCCAAAAGAGGAAGATCCGCTAACTGTCTCACGTGAGCGAGCATTAGAGCTGATTGCTGAAAAGAAGGAATTGGACCGACAAAAATATATCAAAGAGATAAAAAATGGGGATGAGACTTTACAAGTACTAAATGGTCGCTTTGGACCTTATGTAACTAATGGTAGTATTAACGCATCTATCCCAAAAAAGATAGAACCTGCGGATTTAACGCTTGAAGAAAGTTTGGAATTATTGGAGAAGGCCAAGGAACGAAAAGCAAAGCGTGGAGGAAAAGGTAAAACAGCAGCGGCAAAAAAAACCACAGCTGCGAAGCCTAAGACCAAAACAACGAAACGAACAAAAGCTGCTACTTCGAAAAAGGCCGTAAAGAAAACAAAATCATCTGCCGAAAAGGGTTAA
- a CDS encoding DUF494 domain-containing protein translates to MRESVIDVLFYLFDDLLDEDASPQTDMKEMADQLSEAGFANEDVGRAMTWFMELSELKQFQPPQVSHPPLVRIFDEREAHFIGIEGQDYLLGLLRRGILSNALLEKVIDRALALEEPLDEHTLRWVTAMVVLNVYGRVEDMRALGLEDPAYTGQIEVIQ, encoded by the coding sequence ATGCGTGAATCCGTGATCGATGTGTTGTTTTATCTATTCGATGATTTACTTGATGAAGATGCTTCACCTCAGACAGACATGAAAGAAATGGCGGATCAGCTCAGCGAAGCAGGCTTTGCAAATGAAGACGTCGGGCGAGCTATGACGTGGTTTATGGAGTTGTCAGAACTAAAGCAGTTCCAGCCACCGCAAGTTAGCCATCCACCATTGGTACGTATTTTTGATGAGCGTGAAGCTCATTTCATAGGTATTGAAGGGCAGGATTATCTACTTGGGTTATTGCGCCGTGGAATTTTGAGCAATGCTTTGCTAGAAAAAGTTATTGATCGCGCGCTGGCACTAGAAGAGCCGCTTGATGAACATACATTGCGCTGGGTAACGGCCATGGTTGTATTGAATGTGTATGGGCGGGTTGAAGACATGCGCGCATTGGGGTTGGAAGATCCAGCATATACTGGTCAAATAGAAGTTATTCAGTAG
- the dprA gene encoding DNA-processing protein DprA, translated as MLVEAFGSPEAFFIASTAHKRKTIPGISDKLWAQWESARDTGSADLAWLDEGDDRHIITLHDPAYPPQLRHIPDPPPVLFVRGDPEVLHAPQLAVVGSRQADRSALRNSHDFSAGLASAGLVITSGLALGVDGAAHQGAIDGGGRTIAVVATGLDRVYPARHHKLATDIISHGAVVSEMPIGTEVRNYLFPRRNRIISGLSLGILVIQASMRSGSLITARQALEQGREVFAIPGSIHDPLSHGCHALIKSGAALVESITDIITELRGLNGSISAQAVTGPDYSRETTDLSADAQKILSAMSYEICTVDYLDSALELTNAQISAILLELELDEYVERMPGGRYRRLH; from the coding sequence ATGCTTGTAGAAGCCTTTGGTTCGCCAGAGGCTTTTTTCATAGCCAGTACTGCACATAAGCGCAAGACAATACCCGGTATCAGCGACAAACTGTGGGCACAATGGGAATCTGCCAGAGATACAGGCAGTGCTGATTTAGCTTGGCTTGATGAAGGTGATGATCGCCATATTATTACCTTGCATGATCCAGCTTACCCACCTCAATTACGCCATATTCCTGATCCGCCACCGGTGCTGTTTGTGCGTGGAGATCCCGAGGTATTGCATGCGCCGCAGTTAGCTGTGGTTGGTAGCAGGCAAGCAGATCGATCGGCACTGCGCAATAGTCATGATTTTTCTGCTGGCCTTGCTTCCGCCGGATTGGTTATCACCAGTGGCTTGGCGCTGGGTGTGGATGGTGCTGCGCATCAAGGTGCAATCGATGGTGGTGGGCGAACAATCGCCGTCGTCGCAACCGGATTAGACCGAGTATATCCAGCTCGTCATCACAAGCTTGCAACAGATATCATCAGCCATGGGGCTGTCGTTTCTGAAATGCCAATTGGTACAGAAGTGCGCAACTATCTGTTTCCACGACGTAACCGTATCATTAGTGGGTTATCTCTGGGTATATTGGTTATCCAGGCCTCTATGCGTAGCGGATCTTTAATTACTGCGCGGCAAGCCTTGGAGCAAGGGCGTGAAGTGTTTGCCATTCCGGGCTCAATCCATGACCCTCTTTCTCATGGATGCCATGCGTTGATTAAGTCCGGTGCGGCATTAGTGGAAAGCATTACAGACATTATCACAGAGTTACGAGGGCTTAACGGAAGCATCTCCGCGCAGGCTGTAACAGGGCCGGATTATTCTCGAGAGACAACAGATTTAAGTGCAGATGCCCAAAAAATACTTTCCGCAATGTCATATGAAATCTGTACGGTTGATTATCTTGACAGCGCACTTGAATTGACGAATGCGCAAATTTCAGCCATTCTGTTAGAGCTTGAACTTGATGAATACGTTGAGCGCATGCCAGGCGGGCGTTACCGTCGCCTGCATTAA
- a CDS encoding LysM peptidoglycan-binding domain-containing protein yields the protein MFLNSKTGVLLASVLVIAGCTSPKEPYYRQFERPQEQCFSASEFARMGGDTRYHEQNGLISNDAAFIDGFPNNYVVKKGDTLWDISGRFLRKPWYWRQIWYSNPQIKNPDLIYPGDVLNIVVVNGQRYLTITESYNPYHGIATGRQTSDGRPVVRYEPGMNDPTLPGAASQISQSILGPFLNKTRIVGVEALPGLPFIFGSGEQYLTLSQQRVIYTHGIEAERGTKLGVYRPGAPVLDYDVERQKKHEANHKPEILGQQMRYIGEVSVLSYNPINGLTELQPTSVLESMQEGDVLMYPESEMAPVNFFPRLPSAQCQRGYILNSAHDQQLSITEYDTVVTSFGISDGAQVGDVWAIERPGQVRLIQNKPVIIPGETIGFLMIYKVYDRVSLAVVLDSTQPISETDYLVRP from the coding sequence GTGTTTTTAAACAGCAAGACAGGAGTGTTATTGGCAAGTGTGTTGGTTATTGCAGGATGCACATCGCCAAAAGAACCGTATTATCGCCAATTCGAACGACCACAAGAGCAGTGCTTTTCTGCCAGTGAATTTGCCCGTATGGGAGGCGATACGAGGTATCATGAGCAAAATGGCTTGATCAGTAATGATGCTGCTTTTATTGATGGCTTCCCGAATAATTATGTCGTTAAAAAGGGCGATACTTTATGGGATATCTCTGGTCGCTTCCTACGCAAGCCATGGTACTGGCGTCAGATTTGGTACAGTAACCCACAAATCAAAAATCCTGATCTAATTTATCCTGGCGATGTACTTAATATCGTCGTGGTTAATGGACAGCGTTATTTAACGATCACCGAGTCATATAATCCTTATCACGGTATCGCAACTGGTCGCCAGACTTCTGATGGCCGCCCTGTGGTGCGCTATGAACCAGGAATGAATGACCCAACCCTTCCAGGGGCTGCAAGCCAAATTAGCCAATCAATCCTTGGTCCATTTTTGAATAAAACCCGTATTGTTGGCGTTGAGGCATTGCCTGGATTGCCGTTTATCTTTGGCAGCGGAGAACAATATCTGACGCTTTCGCAGCAGCGTGTGATCTATACCCATGGTATAGAGGCAGAGCGTGGTACGAAGTTGGGCGTATATCGCCCAGGTGCACCAGTGTTGGATTATGATGTTGAACGACAGAAAAAGCATGAGGCTAACCATAAGCCAGAAATACTGGGACAACAGATGAGATATATTGGGGAAGTTTCTGTGCTGAGCTATAACCCGATCAATGGCCTAACGGAACTTCAGCCAACCAGTGTACTTGAGTCGATGCAGGAAGGCGATGTGCTGATGTACCCTGAAAGTGAGATGGCACCAGTTAACTTTTTCCCACGTCTACCTTCAGCACAATGCCAGCGTGGTTATATTCTCAATAGTGCTCATGACCAACAGCTTAGCATTACCGAATATGATACGGTTGTGACCAGCTTCGGGATTAGTGATGGTGCGCAAGTTGGAGATGTTTGGGCGATTGAGCGACCAGGGCAGGTACGCTTGATTCAGAATAAGCCAGTTATCATTCCTGGTGAAACAATCGGCTTTTTGATGATCTATAAAGTTTACGATAGGGTCAGTTTGGCTGTCGTGCTGGACTCTACTCAGCCGATTAGTGAAACTGATTATTTGGTACGACCTTGA
- the def gene encoding peptide deformylase, with protein MAVLPILIHPDKRLRKTAEPVSTFDADLAQTVENMFDTMYEAHGIGLAATQVDIHRRIVVMDIPENPDFPEAPSGKHAFINPEIIQHNEETAMGQEGCLSIPNQYADVERFTKITYRYQDLEGNSHEFEATGLLCVCMQHEIDHLNGVLFIDHLSRLKRERIEKKLAKEMKNRS; from the coding sequence ATGGCTGTATTACCTATCTTAATCCACCCTGACAAACGGCTACGCAAAACAGCCGAACCTGTATCTACATTTGACGCCGATCTCGCGCAGACGGTTGAAAATATGTTTGACACCATGTACGAAGCGCACGGCATTGGTTTGGCTGCAACGCAAGTCGATATCCATCGCCGCATCGTTGTTATGGACATTCCAGAAAACCCGGATTTTCCCGAAGCACCAAGCGGAAAACATGCGTTTATCAACCCGGAAATCATTCAGCACAATGAAGAAACAGCAATGGGGCAAGAAGGTTGCCTTTCTATCCCAAACCAATACGCAGACGTTGAGCGTTTTACCAAGATCACCTATCGCTATCAGGATCTTGAGGGAAATTCGCACGAATTTGAAGCAACTGGATTGCTGTGCGTCTGCATGCAGCACGAAATTGACCATTTGAATGGTGTACTGTTTATCGATCACCTTTCCCGCCTGAAGCGCGAGCGCATTGAGAAGAAACTGGCCAAAGAGATGAAGAACAGAAGCTAA
- the fmt gene encoding methionyl-tRNA formyltransferase has product MSNKTADIWFAGTPEFAAHSLLELIRHPDYHVSGVLTQPDRPAGRGRKLKASAVKEAALAHDIPVAQPEKLRQEEMPFADRPRPDVIIVAAYGLLLPQWFLDYPRLGCINIHASLLPRWRGAAPIQRAIEAGDDESGICIMQMDAGLDTGAVWLEKRLTIKAEDDATTLHNQLMELGGEALIEALPTILAQQSQPIPQDNDQATYAHKLNKAEAAVNWQESAELISRKIRAFSAFPVAHAQLDGKSVRFYRGEALNQPHHAPPGTVIKHDKDGLDIATSDGVIRIISLQMPGKQITSAADLRNGRDLTGQLFS; this is encoded by the coding sequence ATGAGTAACAAAACAGCTGATATCTGGTTCGCAGGCACCCCGGAATTTGCCGCACACAGCCTACTCGAGTTAATCCGACATCCTGACTACCACGTCAGTGGCGTACTTACTCAGCCAGACAGACCAGCAGGACGTGGTCGCAAATTAAAAGCCAGCGCTGTCAAAGAAGCAGCGCTGGCACACGACATTCCTGTTGCGCAACCAGAAAAATTGCGCCAAGAGGAAATGCCTTTTGCCGACCGACCACGTCCAGATGTCATTATCGTCGCTGCTTACGGATTATTACTGCCACAATGGTTTCTCGATTATCCTCGGCTCGGCTGCATCAATATTCATGCATCACTTTTGCCACGCTGGCGTGGCGCAGCACCGATTCAGCGTGCCATTGAAGCTGGTGATGATGAAAGCGGCATTTGCATCATGCAAATGGATGCCGGGCTCGACACGGGTGCAGTATGGCTGGAAAAACGCCTAACAATCAAAGCAGAAGACGATGCAACCACCCTTCACAATCAGCTGATGGAACTTGGTGGTGAAGCCCTGATTGAAGCACTACCAACTATTCTTGCCCAACAATCGCAGCCTATTCCACAGGATAACGACCAAGCGACCTACGCACACAAGTTAAACAAAGCTGAAGCCGCAGTGAATTGGCAAGAAAGCGCCGAACTGATCAGCCGTAAAATTCGTGCATTCAGCGCTTTTCCGGTTGCACACGCCCAGCTTGACGGTAAAAGTGTACGCTTTTACCGTGGAGAAGCCCTCAATCAGCCCCATCACGCGCCACCCGGCACCGTTATCAAACACGACAAAGACGGTCTCGATATCGCAACCAGCGATGGCGTCATACGCATCATATCCCTGCAAATGCCAGGCAAACAAATCACCAGCGCTGCAGACCTACGCAACGGGCGCGACCTTACCGGACAACTATTTTCATGA
- the rsmB gene encoding 16S rRNA (cytosine(967)-C(5))-methyltransferase RsmB — MNARQAALETILAVIKRKQSLSQLMPAQRSNVLSADQGLYQALVYGTLREYESLSSIRDELLSAPLERQADVIGTIINLGLYQLLRMQLGDHGVINETVTLAKDNRCPQARGLINAILRRAQREREQCRELLDQRKAYNLPAWLKAAFPEDKAALAEVYTCQPPFTLRLSPKINREQWLGDYPTARSNPLAPQAVTIPAGSAIIDSEAFVSGTLSVQDGAAQLATLLLDPQNGERVLDACAAPGGKTGHILEYAPQAQVTALDQANERLEQVKENLERLGQTAILKATDAAHFDDWWDQVPFDAVLLDAPCSGSGVIRRHPDIAYLRSRKDLQQFPNEQMRLIEALWQTVKPGGRLLYVTCSILPAEGAELVQTFLTAHSDAQLRQLNHPACRDTGHGLLHLPDENGDGFFYALLDKAP; from the coding sequence ATTAACGCACGCCAAGCCGCACTCGAAACCATTCTCGCCGTTATCAAGCGCAAACAATCTCTCAGCCAACTGATGCCAGCTCAACGTAGCAACGTCCTCAGTGCAGACCAAGGGCTTTATCAAGCACTGGTCTATGGCACATTGCGTGAATATGAATCGCTCAGCAGCATCCGTGATGAACTCCTCAGCGCACCACTCGAGCGCCAAGCAGACGTCATCGGCACCATCATCAATCTGGGGCTTTATCAGCTATTGCGTATGCAGCTTGGCGATCACGGCGTTATCAATGAAACCGTCACGCTCGCCAAAGACAACCGCTGCCCTCAGGCACGCGGCCTGATCAACGCCATCCTGCGCCGTGCCCAACGTGAGCGCGAACAATGCCGTGAACTGCTCGATCAGCGCAAAGCGTACAATCTTCCGGCATGGCTAAAAGCCGCTTTCCCTGAAGACAAAGCAGCGCTCGCGGAAGTTTACACATGTCAGCCCCCCTTTACACTGCGCTTATCCCCCAAGATCAACCGTGAACAATGGCTGGGAGATTACCCAACTGCACGCAGCAACCCACTGGCACCACAAGCAGTGACGATACCGGCTGGCAGTGCCATTATTGACAGCGAAGCATTCGTTAGTGGCACTCTATCGGTACAAGACGGTGCAGCTCAGCTCGCGACACTGTTGCTCGACCCACAAAATGGGGAGCGCGTGCTTGATGCCTGTGCAGCTCCTGGTGGCAAAACTGGACACATCCTGGAATACGCACCGCAAGCTCAGGTTACGGCGCTTGATCAAGCCAACGAACGCCTCGAACAAGTCAAAGAAAACCTTGAACGTCTTGGTCAAACAGCCATTCTAAAGGCCACTGATGCCGCCCACTTCGATGACTGGTGGGATCAAGTTCCCTTTGATGCTGTATTGCTCGATGCACCATGCTCCGGTAGCGGCGTCATTCGTCGCCATCCCGACATAGCCTATCTGCGTAGCCGCAAAGACTTACAGCAATTCCCGAATGAGCAAATGCGCCTGATCGAAGCCTTATGGCAAACAGTCAAGCCCGGCGGTCGATTACTTTACGTCACCTGCTCCATTTTGCCTGCAGAAGGCGCTGAGTTGGTTCAAACATTCCTCACCGCACACAGCGATGCCCAACTTCGCCAGCTGAATCATCCAGCCTGTAGGGATACGGGCCACGGCCTGCTTCACCTCCCTGACGAAAATGGTGATGGATTCTTTTACGCTTTGCTGGATAAAGCACCATGA
- a CDS encoding DUF4390 domain-containing protein, translating to MRLSHLLYLFCFLSHFAHADITYRNGHCFIEDGQIYLSQAYDITLAEEPVNALKSGIVFYFVFDITLDEDDSWFATSHQLQRERILRYDHISRQFIVEDPVTLIQQGFINVDAALEVLGNIEHMAIANTNLLNAEAKPVLNSQLRLNLDKLPVSLRLSTLLDQDWTLKSESWTCQPSA from the coding sequence ATGAGACTATCGCACTTGCTGTATCTGTTTTGCTTTTTGAGTCATTTCGCTCATGCAGACATCACTTACCGCAATGGCCATTGCTTTATCGAAGATGGTCAAATCTATCTCTCTCAAGCGTATGACATTACACTCGCTGAAGAGCCGGTGAATGCCCTGAAAAGCGGCATCGTATTCTATTTTGTCTTCGATATTACTTTGGATGAGGATGACAGCTGGTTTGCTACTAGCCATCAATTACAACGCGAACGCATACTGCGCTATGACCACATATCGCGCCAGTTTATCGTTGAAGACCCGGTGACTCTGATCCAACAGGGTTTTATCAATGTTGATGCAGCACTTGAAGTGCTCGGTAATATTGAGCATATGGCGATTGCCAACACAAATTTGCTCAATGCAGAAGCAAAGCCTGTACTCAATAGCCAGCTGCGCCTCAATCTGGACAAACTACCCGTTTCTTTACGCTTGAGTACCTTACTCGACCAAGATTGGACCCTCAAAAGCGAGTCGTGGACATGTCAGCCAAGCGCATGA
- a CDS encoding HAMP domain-containing protein, with protein sequence MSAKRMKLSRVVFSLLAGGSCILLTLFAIYGLSQAAVNEGQTSEHYLSLLILAGVGLVVLVSVIIWQIVALWRHIRRRRSGARLTVFFGLSMLTAALLPVTIIAFFSWQFLSYDLGKTFNRQVSATLDDALQLTREAISLRARQALDDTRNLSVLITDMTYGELINNIEAMRRNNDAIALAVFDYQGNIVAFAHRNLDVMTVPSPTPEALIRADQEQEYFEFTSHDDEYSINVLSNINKLGRNPYYLQAVFSMPESFNSLAKSVRDNYQEHQAYTYLQPHITTSLLLILIMILALTLLFTFWLSVLFGEHMTQPLRTLITATRRIADGDYRSRVVGLPNNDLGALGDNFNRMSMALSEAQRINDSTQRLLAEQKTYLEKLMDNITAGVIVLNSDGQIELYNRNAQHILEIDLTQRNTGTTDQPPADSLDELLLATAEQRTSDKDNWQQQITLSQASTRRVIMCRGTRLHDPDNHTSVSILVFDDVTDLIHNQRNAAWEEVARRLAHEIKNPLTPIRLQSERLQLKLADKLHDEKDLRILHRATDMIINQVDAMKEMVSDFSQFAKPIELRRKHVDINHLLQEICDLYPEHNLHVEADTQLPLVIADPVKLRQVFINLTKNAFEAAGEGGQAIWYTEHTDNQVTITICDSGKGFNDLEHDPFEPYVTSKSKGTGLGLAIVKKIIQEHSGQITIGNSSALGGAKITIILPINTAHE encoded by the coding sequence ATGTCAGCCAAGCGCATGAAGCTAAGCCGCGTGGTCTTCTCGCTGTTGGCGGGCGGCAGCTGTATTCTGCTGACATTATTTGCCATTTATGGATTAAGCCAGGCAGCCGTTAATGAAGGCCAGACCAGCGAACACTACCTCTCCTTGCTCATCCTTGCCGGTGTTGGGCTGGTCGTTTTGGTCAGTGTCATTATTTGGCAGATCGTTGCCTTGTGGCGTCATATTCGCCGGCGACGCAGCGGCGCACGTCTCACTGTATTTTTTGGGCTCTCGATGCTCACTGCGGCGCTACTCCCCGTCACCATCATCGCTTTTTTCTCGTGGCAGTTCCTTTCCTATGACCTCGGTAAAACCTTTAACCGACAGGTTTCCGCAACACTTGATGACGCACTCCAACTCACCCGTGAGGCCATCTCGCTACGTGCACGCCAAGCATTGGATGACACGCGCAATCTCAGTGTTCTGATTACGGACATGACCTACGGCGAACTGATCAATAACATCGAAGCAATGCGCCGCAACAATGACGCCATCGCACTGGCTGTTTTTGACTATCAAGGCAATATCGTCGCATTTGCTCACCGCAACCTTGATGTCATGACCGTACCTTCGCCTACACCGGAAGCACTGATCCGGGCCGATCAAGAACAAGAGTATTTTGAATTTACTAGCCATGATGATGAGTACAGCATTAACGTCCTCAGCAACATCAATAAACTCGGCCGTAATCCCTATTATTTACAGGCCGTCTTCTCGATGCCGGAATCTTTTAACTCACTGGCCAAGTCAGTGCGTGACAATTATCAAGAGCATCAGGCTTATACATATTTGCAGCCACACATCACGACTAGCCTTCTGCTAATTTTAATCATGATTTTGGCCTTAACCCTGCTATTTACCTTCTGGCTCAGTGTATTATTCGGTGAGCACATGACCCAACCATTGCGCACATTGATTACCGCGACCAGACGCATTGCCGATGGCGACTATCGCAGCCGCGTGGTTGGCCTGCCAAACAATGACCTCGGCGCCCTTGGCGACAATTTCAACCGCATGAGTATGGCGCTCAGTGAAGCTCAGCGCATCAACGACAGTACCCAGCGCCTGCTCGCAGAACAAAAAACCTACCTTGAGAAGCTGATGGACAACATCACAGCCGGCGTGATCGTATTGAACAGTGATGGACAAATCGAGCTTTACAACCGCAACGCCCAGCACATCCTCGAAATTGATCTCACGCAACGCAATACGGGCACTACAGATCAGCCACCAGCTGACAGCCTTGATGAACTACTCCTTGCCACAGCCGAGCAGCGCACAAGCGATAAAGACAACTGGCAGCAGCAGATCACCCTCAGTCAAGCCAGTACACGCCGCGTGATCATGTGCCGTGGTACGCGCCTACACGACCCGGACAACCATACCAGCGTCAGCATCTTGGTCTTTGATGACGTCACCGATCTGATTCACAATCAGCGTAACGCAGCGTGGGAAGAAGTTGCTCGCCGCCTTGCCCACGAAATCAAAAATCCGCTAACGCCAATTCGCCTACAAAGTGAACGCCTACAGCTCAAGCTCGCAGACAAGCTACACGATGAAAAAGACTTGCGCATTTTGCATCGCGCAACGGATATGATCATCAACCAAGTCGATGCCATGAAAGAAATGGTCAGTGATTTCAGTCAGTTTGCCAAGCCCATAGAACTGCGCCGCAAACACGTCGACATCAATCATCTGCTGCAAGAAATTTGCGACCTCTATCCTGAGCATAACCTTCACGTTGAAGCTGACACACAATTGCCACTGGTGATTGCTGATCCGGTCAAGCTACGTCAGGTTTTTATCAACTTAACCAAAAATGCCTTTGAAGCTGCTGGTGAAGGTGGGCAGGCCATTTGGTATACCGAGCACACCGATAATCAGGTAACCATCACCATTTGCGACAGCGGAAAAGGCTTCAATGATCTCGAACACGATCCTTTCGAGCCATACGTCACCAGCAAAAGCAAAGGTACAGGGCTGGGGCTAGCGATCGTCAAAAAAATCATTCAAGAGCACAGCGGACAAATCACCATCGGTAACAGCAGTGCCCTAGGCGGTGCTAAAATCACCATCATCTTACCCATTAATACAGCACATGAATAA